A region of Chloroflexaceae bacterium DNA encodes the following proteins:
- a CDS encoding glycosyltransferase family 4 protein, giving the protein MKIVQISSGYYPDLGGIEAHIQLLSEALVRRGHQVTVLAESRRRDLAPVEWIDGVEVRRFPAVGRGVYRYPSGMLRYLRAHAGAWDVAHAHNFHALPLILACVARPAPLVLSLYYHGKGHTSLANLLHRLYVPATRGLIRRAERIVCVSEAETALVSRTFGLGPRQVSIVPVIVALVDEAHASAELPLLAEVRTPTSLLSVGRMAPHKRMDRLIAALPHLPATYTLTLVGDGPERERLERLAERYGVRSRVHLAGRVSDADLRAWYRRAGALASLSEAESFGRTIIEGLALGCRVVCSDIPAHREFARRYPAWVTLVPPDASDGQLATLIDATVRRETGAPPDLRPYTRSAITDSMLAIYAAAARSGASRARQAVVVEVAGDAHRHS; this is encoded by the coding sequence ATGAAAATTGTGCAGATTTCGTCAGGTTACTATCCCGACCTGGGCGGGATCGAGGCCCATATCCAACTGCTCAGTGAGGCGCTCGTGCGGCGCGGGCATCAGGTGACGGTGCTGGCCGAAAGCCGGCGACGCGATCTGGCGCCGGTGGAATGGATTGACGGCGTGGAGGTGCGGCGCTTCCCTGCCGTTGGACGAGGGGTGTACCGCTACCCCTCGGGTATGCTGCGCTATCTGCGAGCGCATGCCGGGGCCTGGGACGTGGCGCATGCCCACAATTTCCACGCCCTGCCCCTGATCCTGGCCTGTGTCGCTCGCCCGGCGCCGCTGGTGCTCAGCCTGTACTACCACGGCAAGGGGCACACTTCACTGGCGAACCTATTGCACCGGCTCTATGTGCCGGCCACCAGAGGATTAATCCGGCGCGCAGAGAGGATCGTGTGCGTTTCTGAGGCCGAGACAGCCCTGGTCAGCCGAACCTTTGGCCTCGGCCCGCGCCAGGTCAGCATCGTTCCTGTCATTGTGGCCCTGGTTGACGAAGCTCACGCCAGCGCGGAGCTGCCCCTCCTGGCAGAGGTGCGGACGCCCACTTCCCTCCTCAGCGTTGGACGGATGGCGCCCCATAAGCGGATGGATCGGCTAATAGCGGCCCTGCCTCATCTGCCAGCCACCTACACGCTGACCCTGGTTGGCGATGGGCCGGAGCGCGAGCGGCTGGAGCGGTTAGCCGAGCGGTACGGGGTGCGCTCAAGGGTGCATCTGGCCGGCCGGGTGAGCGACGCCGACCTGCGCGCCTGGTACCGCCGCGCGGGAGCGCTGGCGTCGCTCTCGGAGGCCGAGTCGTTCGGGCGCACCATCATCGAGGGACTGGCTCTGGGGTGCCGGGTAGTATGCAGCGATATCCCGGCGCACCGTGAGTTCGCCCGGCGCTACCCGGCATGGGTGACGCTGGTTCCCCCGGATGCCAGCGATGGGCAACTCGCAACGCTGATTGATGCGACGGTCCGGCGGGAGACAGGCGCGCCGCCCGATCTGCGGCCGTACACCCGATCGGCCATTACCGACTCGATGCTGGCGATCTACGCCGCGGCGGCCCGATCCGGGGCGTCGCGCGCCCGTCAGGCGGTTGTTGTGGAGGTGGCAGGCGATGCGCATCGTCATTCTTAA
- a CDS encoding CPBP family glutamic-type intramembrane protease: protein MVTGCGIALGYAGAVLLRPELPAGLVSWQAVAALALALLVFAGFAEELIFRGLLQTVSGPALGRWGPLYVATIFALVQLGFGSPLYALLAFITGLVFAGVVRLSGSIIGVALAHGVASIVMLLVMPYARANQDSPVATALPLAMLIGGVCAGIAVLLFALARLTPRAPAGAAPAPARVAMGAGEPPAPARVAMGAGAALAAAQTGAPLLSASQLTRLRRAAQLTYIDLAERAGLPARLLAEIELGLAPLDPESALRLADGLGILPQELRAAAG, encoded by the coding sequence ATGGTGACGGGCTGCGGCATCGCCCTGGGCTACGCCGGGGCGGTCCTATTGCGTCCCGAACTCCCCGCCGGCCTGGTCTCCTGGCAGGCCGTCGCCGCCCTCGCCCTGGCCCTGCTGGTCTTCGCCGGCTTCGCCGAAGAGTTGATCTTCCGCGGCCTGCTGCAAACGGTGAGCGGGCCGGCGCTGGGACGCTGGGGGCCGCTCTATGTGGCAACCATCTTCGCCCTGGTGCAACTGGGCTTCGGTTCGCCCCTCTACGCCCTGCTGGCCTTCATCACGGGGCTGGTCTTCGCCGGGGTGGTGCGGCTGAGCGGCTCGATCATCGGCGTGGCCCTGGCCCACGGGGTGGCCAGCATCGTGATGCTGCTGGTGATGCCCTATGCGCGGGCCAACCAGGACTCGCCGGTGGCGACGGCGCTGCCGCTGGCGATGCTCATCGGCGGGGTGTGCGCGGGGATTGCCGTGCTGCTGTTCGCGCTGGCGCGCCTGACCCCGCGGGCGCCAGCGGGCGCGGCCCCGGCCCCGGCGCGGGTGGCGATGGGCGCGGGTGAACCGCCGGCCCCGGCGCGGGTGGCGATGGGCGCGGGGGCTGCGCTTGCCGCCGCCCAGACGGGCGCGCCGCTCCTTTCGGCGAGCCAGCTCACCCGACTACGGCGTGCGGCGCAGTTGACCTACATTGACCTGGCGGAGCGGGCCGGGCTGCCGGCGCGGCTGCTGGCGGAGATTGAGCTGGGCCTGGCCCCCCTCGACCCGGAGAGCGCCCTGCGCCTGGCCGATGGGCTGGGCATTCTGCCGCAGGAGTTGCGGGCGGCGGCGGGGTAA
- a CDS encoding ABC transporter ATP-binding protein, translated as MSTRNLVILSEGVELDFGNGSGIFDQHYQVPEGTILGMIGPSGCGKTTTCRVALGLLIPQKGRITTLGRNPARFRAADRERIGYIPQQFVLYPRLSVAENAAFVASLYGMPARQVRARLDELLAFVDLSDARHRLARNLSGGMQRRLMLAGALMHDPVLLFADEPTAGIDPVLRARFWEYFRQLRDQGRTLVVTTQVVSEAVYCDYVAVMRKGRILAVDTPENLRRMALGGEIIDLTLTNPEEVHRALEVLRRWKDVVRTAHRSPDPDAEADIHVVVEDAREWLPEVLNRLENQKPRIGVESAAPVEVSYDEVFIKIMEMDQRAQEARHG; from the coding sequence GTGTCTACCAGGAACCTTGTCATCCTCTCCGAAGGGGTCGAACTGGATTTTGGCAATGGGTCCGGAATCTTCGATCAGCACTATCAGGTGCCGGAGGGGACTATTCTGGGCATGATCGGCCCCTCGGGCTGCGGCAAGACCACCACCTGCCGCGTGGCCCTGGGCCTGCTGATCCCCCAGAAGGGACGCATCACCACCCTGGGCCGCAATCCGGCCCGGTTTCGCGCTGCCGATCGCGAGCGGATCGGCTATATCCCCCAGCAGTTCGTACTCTACCCTCGGCTGAGCGTGGCCGAGAATGCCGCCTTCGTCGCCTCGCTCTACGGTATGCCCGCCCGCCAGGTGCGCGCCCGGCTCGACGAGTTGCTGGCCTTTGTGGACCTGAGCGACGCCCGCCATCGCCTTGCCCGGAACCTCTCCGGCGGCATGCAGCGCCGCCTGATGCTCGCCGGGGCGCTCATGCACGACCCGGTGCTGCTCTTCGCCGACGAGCCAACCGCCGGGATTGACCCGGTGTTGCGCGCCCGCTTCTGGGAGTACTTCCGCCAGCTCCGCGATCAGGGCCGCACCCTGGTAGTGACCACCCAGGTGGTCAGTGAGGCCGTCTACTGCGATTACGTGGCCGTGATGCGCAAGGGGCGCATTCTGGCCGTGGATACGCCCGAGAATCTCCGGCGCATGGCCCTCGGCGGCGAAATTATTGACCTGACGCTGACGAACCCCGAAGAGGTGCACCGCGCCCTGGAGGTGCTCAGGCGCTGGAAAGATGTGGTCCGGACGGCCCATCGCTCGCCGGACCCCGACGCGGAGGCCGATATCCACGTCGTGGTCGAGGACGCCCGCGAATGGCTGCCCGAGGTGCTGAACCGTCTGGAGAATCAGAAGCCGCGCATCGGCGTCGAAAGCGCCGCGCCGGTCGAGGTCAGCTACGACGAGGTGTTTATAAAGATTATGGAAATGGACCAGCGCGCCCAGGAGGCTCGCCATGGCTGA
- a CDS encoding glycosyltransferase family 2 protein gives MVSTTFHPYPTLLGVSEDARSPIHTTVLIPVYNEEAALPRVLEEVLASVGPGYEILVIDDGSRDGTVAIAQRYPCRIISHETNRGKGAAMRTGLAYARGEKVIFIDGDATYPASAIPEISRQLDHYDLVRCVRQEGRDKIPFVNRLGNLFFDHLIRSVHQVEGNDVLSGLYGLHRRHLLAMRLESDGFDIETEIMVKAGLLALKTHSMPIQYHERIGEKKLKPLRDGWAILLRVLRLAAIFNPFVTYILPGLLLWLLAFAALLILRHGPSGFSGGAPTLHAMIFSAMAFLTGFQLVMLGGVVHLYTTHYGMRRPNRILDLLTRQPVRLATYGFAGLLILAGSLWTLGLAVQWVSGAPGGFYSSEALIVALAMVVGGTKLFATTLLMALFASHSASKQREQDQRSVAVRFPGVEATH, from the coding sequence GTGGTCTCAACGACGTTCCACCCCTATCCGACCCTGCTCGGCGTGTCCGAGGATGCCCGCTCACCCATCCACACGACTGTCCTGATCCCCGTCTACAACGAAGAAGCAGCCTTACCCCGGGTGCTGGAGGAGGTGCTGGCCAGCGTGGGGCCAGGCTACGAGATCCTGGTAATTGACGACGGTTCCCGTGATGGCACCGTCGCGATTGCACAGCGTTACCCCTGCCGGATCATCAGCCACGAGACCAATCGCGGCAAAGGCGCCGCAATGCGGACCGGCCTCGCTTATGCTCGCGGCGAAAAGGTGATTTTCATTGATGGCGACGCTACTTACCCTGCCAGCGCCATCCCCGAAATCTCGCGCCAGCTCGATCACTACGATCTGGTGCGCTGTGTGCGCCAGGAGGGACGCGACAAGATCCCGTTCGTCAACCGGCTGGGCAACCTGTTCTTCGATCATCTGATCCGCAGCGTGCACCAGGTTGAGGGCAACGACGTGCTGAGCGGCCTCTACGGGCTGCACCGGCGCCATCTGCTGGCGATGCGCCTTGAATCTGACGGCTTCGACATCGAGACCGAGATCATGGTCAAGGCGGGCCTGCTGGCCCTCAAGACGCATAGCATGCCCATTCAGTACCACGAGCGCATCGGCGAAAAGAAGCTGAAGCCGTTGCGTGACGGCTGGGCGATCCTCCTGCGCGTCCTGCGCCTGGCGGCGATCTTTAATCCCTTCGTCACCTACATTCTGCCTGGCCTGCTGCTCTGGCTGCTCGCCTTTGCGGCACTGCTGATACTGCGCCATGGCCCCTCCGGCTTCTCCGGCGGCGCGCCAACTCTGCACGCGATGATCTTCAGCGCCATGGCTTTTCTAACCGGCTTCCAGTTAGTCATGCTGGGCGGAGTAGTGCATCTGTACACTACCCATTACGGCATGCGCCGGCCCAACCGCATCCTGGATCTGTTGACGCGGCAGCCGGTTCGTCTCGCCACCTACGGGTTCGCCGGGCTGCTCATCCTTGCCGGTAGTCTCTGGACCCTCGGCCTGGCCGTCCAGTGGGTTTCGGGCGCTCCCGGCGGGTTCTATTCGAGCGAGGCCCTGATCGTCGCACTGGCGATGGTGGTTGGCGGCACGAAACTTTTCGCCACCACTCTGCTTATGGCGTTGTTTGCTTCGCACTCTGCAAGCAAGCAGCGTGAGCAGGATCAGCGAAGCGTCGCCGTCCGTTTTCCAGGCGTCGAGGCAACGCATTGA
- a CDS encoding glycosyltransferase yields the protein MASSRNLPVSVIICAYTEARWSDLLAAVAALRTQQAPPHEIIVVVDHNPALFERACDEPALEGVRVIANGGPRGLSGARNAGVAHSTGAIIAFLDDDAIPEPDWLALLLEAYRDPQVIAAGGAIEPLWPVARPGWFPEEFDWVVGCTYRGVPTAPAPVQRLIGCNMSFRREAFELAGGFRSEIGQVGHDLMRSDDTEFTIRLWQRRGDHVLLFVPQARVRHRVTEGRASWAYFRARCYAEGFSKAQMARLVGSRDGLAAERDYVARVLPSGVLRGLAETVTGRDPGGIRRSAAILAGLAITGSGYVAGALAAHLDARRRYRLTQYLLPRGAR from the coding sequence GTGGCATCCTCAAGGAATCTGCCTGTCTCAGTGATCATTTGCGCCTACACCGAGGCCCGCTGGAGCGATCTGCTGGCCGCCGTGGCCGCGCTGCGGACGCAACAGGCGCCGCCGCACGAGATTATCGTGGTGGTGGATCACAATCCGGCGCTCTTCGAGCGGGCCTGTGACGAACCGGCCCTGGAGGGCGTGCGGGTGATCGCCAATGGTGGCCCGCGAGGGCTTTCAGGGGCCAGGAACGCCGGCGTGGCCCATTCGACCGGGGCAATCATCGCCTTTCTCGATGATGATGCCATCCCCGAGCCCGACTGGCTGGCTCTGCTCCTCGAGGCGTACCGCGATCCTCAGGTCATTGCCGCCGGCGGGGCGATTGAGCCGCTCTGGCCGGTCGCGCGACCGGGATGGTTCCCCGAGGAGTTCGACTGGGTGGTCGGCTGCACGTACCGTGGCGTGCCGACTGCGCCGGCGCCAGTGCAGCGCCTCATCGGGTGCAATATGTCGTTCCGGCGCGAGGCGTTCGAACTGGCAGGCGGTTTCCGCAGCGAGATCGGGCAGGTTGGCCACGATCTCATGCGCAGCGACGACACCGAGTTCACTATCCGCCTGTGGCAACGTCGCGGCGATCACGTGTTGCTCTTTGTGCCACAGGCCCGGGTACGCCATCGGGTGACCGAGGGCCGCGCGAGCTGGGCCTATTTCCGCGCGCGATGCTATGCCGAGGGCTTCTCCAAGGCCCAGATGGCCCGCCTGGTCGGTTCGCGCGATGGGCTTGCCGCCGAACGCGACTACGTGGCCCGCGTCTTGCCTTCGGGTGTGCTGCGGGGGCTGGCGGAGACCGTCACCGGGCGCGATCCCGGCGGCATCCGGCGCTCGGCGGCTATCCTGGCCGGTCTGGCTATAACCGGCTCTGGCTATGTGGCCGGCGCGCTGGCGGCGCATCTCGACGCTCGGCGACGCTACCGTCTCACTCAGTATCTGCTTCCGCGAGGCGCCCGATGA
- a CDS encoding type II toxin-antitoxin system PemK/MazF family toxin, with the protein MGLEPSRGEIWLANLNPVRGHEQAGTRPVLIISTDLFNHGPSGLVFVIPLTRTDRRIPAHIALDPPEGGVSTRSFILCDALRSISKDRLQGKPWGAITPVTMRRVEDTLRILLEL; encoded by the coding sequence ATGGGTCTTGAACCGTCACGGGGTGAAATCTGGCTCGCCAATCTCAATCCTGTTCGTGGCCATGAGCAAGCAGGCACGCGCCCGGTGCTGATTATCTCGACCGACCTGTTTAACCACGGACCTTCCGGACTGGTGTTTGTGATCCCGTTGACCCGAACGGATCGCCGTATCCCGGCGCATATTGCCCTCGATCCGCCTGAAGGAGGGGTCAGCACCCGGAGTTTTATCCTGTGTGACGCCCTCCGCTCGATCTCGAAGGATCGTCTGCAAGGAAAGCCCTGGGGAGCAATTACGCCTGTGACGATGCGACGAGTAGAGGACACGTTGCGTATCTTATTGGAGTTATAA
- a CDS encoding DUF308 domain-containing protein, translating to MATTVVPAQSRIPWWIVLLLGIAYIIAGLFLVFQPLASLVVIALFTGATWFVSGVLDLISLFRDRTRWVWTILSGVIGIWAGLVLLGQPLVGGILLPAVYIIILALSGVVLGILRIVQGVQGGGLGVIIWGAVTTLLAGWLLLHPLAGVVVLPFVFGIFAIIGGILTIIAAFQIRQA from the coding sequence ATGGCAACCACGGTTGTCCCGGCCCAGAGCAGGATTCCCTGGTGGATCGTTTTGCTGCTGGGGATCGCCTACATCATCGCGGGACTGTTCCTGGTGTTTCAGCCGCTGGCGAGCCTGGTCGTGATCGCCTTGTTCACCGGCGCGACCTGGTTTGTGTCGGGCGTGCTCGATCTGATCAGCCTCTTCCGTGACCGGACGCGCTGGGTGTGGACCATCCTCAGCGGGGTGATCGGCATCTGGGCCGGCCTGGTTCTGCTTGGGCAGCCGCTGGTAGGCGGCATTCTGCTGCCAGCCGTTTACATCATTATTCTGGCCCTGAGCGGGGTCGTTCTGGGGATCCTGCGGATCGTGCAGGGCGTCCAGGGTGGCGGCCTGGGGGTGATCATCTGGGGCGCGGTGACGACCCTTCTGGCAGGCTGGCTGCTGCTGCACCCCCTGGCAGGGGTGGTAGTTCTCCCGTTCGTGTTCGGCATCTTCGCCATCATCGGCGGGATCTTGACCATCATCGCGGCGTTTCAGATCCGCCAGGCGTAG
- a CDS encoding polysaccharide pyruvyl transferase family protein codes for MRIVILNTYSWLNKGDAAIVLGTVRAVRAVAPEADITLVSLTPEIDRPRYAAENLRVVAGPFGLLYAAHIPVAARIGRFASEYLALLGALLASRLTRRSLPRRWSAGLRDLANAIAGADVAISCGGGFWQDSWGPGVLVHVAQVMAALAAGVPVVCLGQSVGPFRSALLRSLVGHVLRRADAVVIRESESLATIQAMRIAPERLHFGADMAFALDRDRPARHVSMPRSGRLRVGVTARNWSFPHSLDRQAAQRHYEDALVEALAHLLAVHDAEIVFLPQVIGPGNDDDRLVERRLAARLKRPDRVRVIADDLAPSELIEMLGGMDMLLATRFHSAIFAMLARVPVVAIAYEHKTTGIMRRMDLGQWIVPIETVSGARLIELIEAQLAQRETVIATLNAGVAQERARALASAAICQRIARQRAVADRAAVATE; via the coding sequence ATGCGCATCGTCATTCTTAACACCTATAGCTGGCTCAACAAGGGCGACGCGGCGATCGTGCTCGGCACCGTCCGCGCGGTGCGCGCCGTCGCGCCCGAGGCCGACATCACGCTTGTCTCGCTGACGCCAGAAATTGATCGGCCCCGCTATGCCGCCGAAAACCTGCGGGTCGTGGCCGGTCCCTTCGGGTTGTTGTATGCCGCACACATCCCGGTGGCGGCACGTATTGGGCGTTTTGCGAGCGAGTATCTGGCCCTGCTCGGAGCGCTGCTCGCCAGCCGCCTGACTCGGCGGTCGCTGCCGCGCCGGTGGTCCGCCGGGCTGCGTGATCTGGCGAATGCGATCGCCGGCGCCGATGTGGCAATCAGTTGCGGCGGCGGTTTCTGGCAGGACAGTTGGGGGCCGGGCGTGCTCGTCCACGTGGCACAGGTGATGGCGGCCCTGGCGGCCGGCGTCCCTGTGGTCTGTCTCGGCCAGAGCGTTGGCCCTTTCCGCAGCGCGCTCCTCCGCTCGCTCGTGGGCCACGTGCTGCGCCGCGCCGACGCAGTGGTGATCCGCGAGAGCGAGTCGCTGGCGACTATCCAGGCCATGCGCATCGCCCCGGAGCGGTTGCATTTTGGCGCCGACATGGCCTTCGCGCTGGACCGAGACCGGCCCGCCCGTCACGTCAGCATGCCCCGTTCGGGCCGTCTGCGGGTCGGGGTCACGGCGCGGAACTGGTCGTTCCCCCATTCGCTGGATCGCCAGGCGGCGCAGCGACACTACGAAGACGCGCTGGTAGAGGCCCTGGCCCATCTGCTGGCCGTTCACGACGCCGAGATCGTCTTCCTGCCCCAGGTCATCGGTCCCGGCAATGATGACGATCGCCTCGTGGAGCGGCGGCTGGCCGCGCGGCTGAAACGCCCGGATCGGGTGCGGGTGATCGCAGACGATCTGGCGCCATCTGAGCTGATCGAGATGCTGGGCGGAATGGACATGCTGCTGGCCACGCGCTTTCACTCGGCGATCTTCGCCATGCTCGCGCGTGTGCCCGTAGTGGCGATTGCCTATGAGCACAAGACCACCGGGATCATGCGGCGCATGGACCTCGGCCAGTGGATCGTCCCTATCGAAACAGTGAGCGGGGCGCGGCTGATCGAACTGATCGAAGCGCAGCTCGCGCAACGGGAGACGGTTATCGCCACGTTGAACGCCGGGGTAGCGCAGGAGCGCGCGCGGGCGCTGGCCAGCGCGGCCATCTGCCAGCGCATCGCCAGACAGCGCGCGGTGGCAGACCGGGCGGCAGTAGCGACCGAATGA
- a CDS encoding glycosyltransferase family 4 protein: MRILMLTDFYRPLIGGQERHVENLALELANRGHRVAVATLWHEGLERFEEDRGVRIYRIQGTVQRASALFSQTGRRFAPPAPDPETVWALRRILRRERPEIVHAHSWIVHSFLPLKAGSGAKLVVTLHDYGLHCATKMLLRQDHPCTGPAPDRCPGCAAAHYGLLKASATLAAQRATLSWLLAAVDRFIAVSQAVAEGNGLAGSGRAWEVIPNFIADGIEMSDNDAGDLAAQLPSGDFLLFVGALNRHKGLHVLLEAYARLEDAPPLALIGAWAEQDLRLPAGAQVFEHWPHAAVMHAWQRCAIGIVPSIWPEPCPTVAMEAMLAGRPLVASRIGGLPDLVAHEETGLLTPPGDAGALAAALARLLGDPAARRRMGAAGQRRVAAFQAHAVIPRIEALYAALLEPAGRTVPV; this comes from the coding sequence ATGCGGATCTTAATGCTCACTGATTTCTATCGGCCCCTGATTGGCGGCCAGGAGCGCCACGTCGAGAACCTGGCCCTCGAACTGGCAAACCGGGGGCACCGGGTAGCCGTAGCCACCCTCTGGCACGAGGGCCTGGAACGCTTCGAGGAGGACCGGGGGGTGCGGATCTACCGCATCCAGGGGACTGTGCAGCGCGCCTCGGCGCTGTTCAGCCAGACGGGACGCCGCTTCGCCCCGCCGGCGCCTGATCCTGAGACAGTGTGGGCCTTGCGGCGCATTCTCCGGCGCGAACGCCCCGAGATCGTCCACGCCCATAGCTGGATCGTCCATTCCTTTCTGCCGCTTAAGGCCGGGAGCGGCGCGAAACTAGTGGTCACCCTGCACGACTACGGTCTGCATTGCGCCACCAAAATGTTGTTGCGCCAGGATCACCCGTGTACCGGCCCGGCGCCGGACCGCTGCCCGGGGTGCGCCGCGGCGCACTACGGCCTGCTGAAAGCCAGCGCGACCCTGGCCGCGCAGCGGGCGACCCTGTCCTGGCTGCTCGCGGCAGTGGACCGCTTTATCGCCGTCAGCCAGGCCGTGGCGGAGGGCAACGGTCTGGCTGGCAGTGGGCGCGCCTGGGAAGTGATCCCTAACTTCATTGCCGATGGCATCGAGATGTCAGACAACGATGCGGGGGACCTCGCGGCGCAGCTTCCATCCGGCGACTTCCTCCTCTTCGTCGGGGCGCTCAATCGTCACAAGGGCCTGCACGTGCTCCTCGAGGCCTACGCGCGCCTTGAGGACGCGCCGCCGCTGGCGCTTATTGGCGCGTGGGCGGAGCAGGATCTGCGGCTTCCCGCGGGGGCGCAAGTGTTCGAGCACTGGCCCCACGCCGCGGTCATGCATGCATGGCAGCGCTGCGCTATCGGCATCGTGCCCTCCATCTGGCCCGAACCCTGCCCGACGGTGGCGATGGAAGCTATGCTGGCAGGCCGCCCGCTGGTCGCCTCGCGCATCGGCGGCCTGCCAGACCTGGTGGCGCATGAGGAAACGGGCTTGCTGACGCCGCCGGGCGATGCCGGGGCGCTGGCGGCGGCCCTGGCGCGCCTGCTTGGCGACCCGGCGGCGCGACGGCGCATGGGCGCGGCGGGGCAGCGGCGCGTGGCCGCCTTTCAGGCGCACGCGGTCATCCCGCGGATCGAAGCCCTGTACGCCGCACTTCTGGAACCCGCCGGACGAACCGTGCCCGTTTGA
- a CDS encoding ribbon-helix-helix domain-containing protein codes for MATTTIRVSKETRDLLNQLARAAGTSIQQVLETALEQYRRRQFLESLNVAYAALQADPQAQAEAAAEAALWDVTLLDGLDQEEEGDGS; via the coding sequence ATGGCGACGACGACCATTCGCGTGTCAAAGGAAACGCGGGACCTGCTCAACCAGCTTGCCCGGGCCGCGGGAACGTCCATCCAGCAGGTGCTGGAAACTGCCCTGGAGCAGTACCGTCGGCGGCAGTTTTTAGAGTCCTTGAATGTCGCCTATGCCGCGTTGCAAGCCGACCCGCAGGCGCAAGCCGAGGCGGCGGCTGAAGCTGCCCTGTGGGATGTGACCCTGCTCGATGGACTTGACCAGGAGGAGGAGGGGGATGGGTCTTGA
- a CDS encoding DUF1616 domain-containing protein: protein MNTLLTRRPGPLFIPALVGLSATLAMLLAASNVQAPALRAPLGLMLACFAPGYAVLFALFPREAHHLQQAALSIPLSLALGILVGAGMDLAALPFSGVLFAALSWGITITGLVIGAWRLERSGGAAGGFFRQAPDGAAPARQPGRLLTGALAAALVILSAGWAGSAVYRAAQVETKPFTVLAIEPARIDGAVRQAVVVANHEHAPVAYRLEVRLPDGNVIGAWAGTLPPGQTYRIPLPERLDLGASRRAEVLLFRDQENKPYRTVHLVGN, encoded by the coding sequence ATGAACACGCTCCTTACTCGCCGGCCCGGACCGCTCTTCATTCCCGCTCTGGTCGGGCTGAGCGCCACGCTGGCCATGCTGCTGGCAGCGAGCAATGTGCAGGCGCCGGCGCTCCGCGCGCCGCTGGGCTTGATGCTGGCGTGCTTTGCGCCAGGCTATGCTGTGCTCTTCGCCCTCTTTCCACGCGAGGCCCATCACCTGCAACAGGCGGCCCTGAGCATCCCCTTGAGTCTGGCGCTGGGCATCCTTGTGGGCGCCGGTATGGATCTCGCGGCCCTACCCTTCTCAGGCGTGCTCTTTGCCGCGTTGAGCTGGGGGATCACGATAACGGGACTCGTCATTGGAGCCTGGCGCCTGGAACGTTCAGGCGGCGCTGCGGGCGGCTTCTTCCGCCAGGCGCCGGATGGCGCGGCGCCGGCGCGACAGCCAGGCCGTCTGCTAACCGGCGCGCTGGCCGCGGCGCTGGTGATACTTTCTGCGGGATGGGCCGGCTCAGCGGTGTACCGGGCCGCCCAGGTTGAAACCAAACCCTTCACCGTGCTGGCGATAGAGCCGGCAAGGATTGATGGCGCCGTGCGTCAGGCCGTGGTGGTTGCCAATCACGAGCATGCCCCGGTCGCCTATCGCCTGGAGGTGCGCCTGCCGGACGGCAACGTTATTGGCGCCTGGGCGGGCACGCTGCCGCCTGGCCAGACCTATCGCATACCGTTGCCTGAACGCCTGGATCTAGGAGCGAGCAGACGAGCCGAGGTGCTGCTGTTCCGCGATCAGGAGAACAAGCCGTACCGGACAGTGCATCTGGTGGGGAATTAG